One window from the genome of Elaeis guineensis isolate ETL-2024a chromosome 5, EG11, whole genome shotgun sequence encodes:
- the LOC140850824 gene encoding uncharacterized protein, translating into MTEYVESEESFELAEKEGSYNSILDEVLLGLDGNAYESPEEPEPNCKRQKIDSCANMTGVPSPLGLNLCKTQTFLDLIHMKLFQEKTTPHNEPTVRTNIEKQKTRNDNYDTQPTPIKWKASNFPATKLKIGSWERESRNESDIVAKFYYAKRKLVWEILESGLKKKLEIQWPDISAIRARFMEDQPGILEVELRQQPMFFNEVNPQPRKHTNWEACSDFTGGNATIYRRHHLEFPEGILEKHYERLLCGDNRLLTMSQRAFPSHDSSFFETIRSEMQDVGMLNPRFPPSFNQLSSNWYPPHLHYISNHGSMNGPTCIQTFDSLGPSVGANYSVSLLKPAPEAIHMNSPSSVVEFPPTMYQATSALNPGTSYLDDFALNNANSTMNPILSKMTQICNQEIQSLRGVDDIREHQTQQLYSGAYAATAPNFLPRHISADNSLTHATEIENSHAGIQDLQSIEEQLLSDSSDLDAFVSDESRLLSKVNSVGSLLFLTAVPDSQP; encoded by the exons atGACTGAATATGTTGAGTCAGAAGAAAGTTTTGAATTGGCTGAGAAAGAGGGGAGCTATAACAGTATACTCGATGAGGTACTTCTTGGTTTGGATGGGAATGCATATGAAAGTCCTGAAGAGCCAGAGCCAAATTGCAAGAGGCAAAAG ATAGATTCATGCGCCAATATGACAGGGGTACCAAGTCCTCTAGGTCTGAATTTATGCAAAACCCAAACTTTCTTGGATCTCATTCATATGAAGCTATTTCAGGAGAAGACCACTCCTCATAATGAACCAACTGTGCGTACTAATATAGAAAAACAGAAAACTAGAAATGATAACTATGATACCCAACCTACACCTATAAAATGGAAGGCTTCAAATTTTCCTGCAACAAAACTCAAGATCGGCTCTTGGGAG agagagtcaAGAAATGAAAGTGATATTGTAGCTAAGTTTTACTATGCTAAGCGAAAACTTGTGTGGGAGATATTAGAAAGTGGATTGAAAAAAAAGCTTGAGATCCAATGGCCTGACATCTCAGCAATCAGAGCACGTTTCATGGAGGATCAACCTGGCATTCTGGAAGTTGAg TTAAGGCAGCAGCCGATGTTCTTTAATGAAGTAAATCCACAGCCAAGAAAGCATACTAATTGGGAAGCTTGTTCTGATTTTACTGGAGGGAATGCAACCATATACAG GAGGCACCATCTTGAGTTTCCAGAAGGAATTTTGGAGAAACATTATGAAAGGCTTTTATGTGGTGATAATCGGCTATTGACAATGAGTCAGAGAGCTTTTCCAAGCCATGATTCTTCATTTTTTGAGACCATTAGGAGTGAGATGCAAGATGTAGGCATGCTCAACCCAAGATTTCCACCTTCGTTCAATCAACTGTCCAGCAACTGGTATCCAcctcatctacattatattagCAATCATGGGAGCATGAATGGTCCTACTTGTATCCAGACTTTTGATTCTCTTGGTCCATCAGTTGGTGCCAACTATTCAGTTTCACTGCTGAAACCAGCACCTGAAGCTATACATATGAATTCACCAAGTTCAG TCGTAGAGTTCCCACCAACTATGTATCAAGCCACAAGTGCTCTGAATCCAGGGACATCCTACTTGG ACGACTTTGCGCTTAACAATGCCAATTCCACAATGAACCCTATCCTGAGCAAAATGACTCAAATTTGCAATCAAGAAATTCAAAGTTTGAGAGGGGTTGATGACATAAGGGAGCACCAAACCCAACAACTATACTCGGGTGCCTATGCAGCCACAGCTCCTAATTTTCTTCCTCGACACATCTCTGCTGATAACTCATTAACTCATGCAACTGAAATAGAAAATTCCCATGCTGGCATACAAGATCTACAATCAATCGAGGAGCAATTATTGAGTGACTCTAGTGATCTAGATGCATTTGTCTCTGATGAGTCCAGGCTTCTCTCCAAAGTAAACTCTGTTGGGTCACTCCTTTTCTTAACAGCGGTACCGGATTCACAACCATAA